Within Kineothrix sp. MB12-C1, the genomic segment GTTCCTTCCATTTTCGGAGGAACATGTTCCATATGATATGTAGCTCCGCATGCGAGACATGCACGTCTACCGGACATTCTTTTTACAATATTTTCATCGGGTACATCCACATCGATCGCATAATCGATCGTTTCATTCAACTGAGCGAGTGCCTTATCGAGCACCTGCGCCTGAGGAATCGTTCTTGGAAAACCATCCAGCACGTAACCATCTTTACAGTCTTGATCCGCTACTCTGTCAAGAAGAATCTTCACCGTAAGTTCATCAGGTACAAGAAGACCCTGATCCATATATTTCTTAGCTTCCGTGCCAAGTTCTGTACCATTCTTAATATTCGCTCTAAAAATATCACCTGTAGAAATATGAGGAACACCATATTTATCAGCTATCATTTTAGCCTGTGTTCCCTTTCCGGCTCCCGGAGCACCTAACATAATAATTTTCATCGTTATATCGTCCTTTCACAGCAAATGTCCCTATTGCAACAAACGGACACACGCTGTAAGGCGGGTGCCCATCATAAAATCGGCTACTTGGTGCGCGTAGCTGCGCACCCTGCCCGGAGGGCTTTTCTATCATAGGAACAAAGTTCCTATTTGGAACAAGGTTTCCTATGATAGAAACAAAGGGGACTCTCAGCCACTCCTTCGTCCTCCTAATATAATGCCGAAAGAATTTTCCCATAGTCGAACTGACTAATCATTTAAAAATCCTTTATAATTACGAACTAACATCTTCGATTCAATCTGCTTCATCGTCTCAAGCACAACGCTTACGATAATGATTAAGCTTGTTCCTCCGAATGATACACTGGCATTGAAAAGACCATTGAATACAAAAGGAAGAATGCCTACGATTGTCAGCCCAAGGGCGCCTATAAAAATGATATAGTTAAGTATCCTTGTCAGATAATCGCTGGTAGGCTTACCTGGTCTGATACCAGGAATAAATCCACCTTGTTTTTTCATCCTGTCCGCTATCTCCAAAGGATTAAATGTAATTGATGTATAGAAATATGCGAAGAAGATAACGAGCAATACATAGATAAGTAATCCTATCGAATAAATAGGTTCACTCGGCTTACACCAATATGCGGAGTTAAGCCCTTTTAATATTTCTCCCCATATGCCGGTTCCCTGATAGCTGAAGAAAGAAGCTAATACAACCGGTAACTGCATAAGCGAAGAAGCGAAGATAATCGGGATAACGCCCGATGTATTCACTTTCAAGGGAATGCTTGACGTTTGACCGCCGACCATTTTTCTTCCCTGTACTTTTTTGGCATATTGCACAGGAATCTTGCGCATACCGCCATTTAAAAGAACTACTAAAACTACCATGCCTACGATAACGCCGACAATAATAAGCGCCGCCACCACTGCAAGGGCTGTAGATTTGCCGAACACGAACTGTTCGAACAACTGGTTAATATCCTGAGGCAAACGTGAAATGATATTGATAACGAGTACAATAGAAATACCATTGCCGATACCATTCTCTGTAATTCTCTCACCAATCCACATAAGGAATGCACTACCTGCAGTAAGAGCTGCTACTACGGTAACTATATTTATCGCATTATATGTTTCCAGCAATCCCTGTCTTCCGAAACCAATTGCCATTGCGGCGGACTCGAACAGTGCAAGACCTACTGTTACATAACGTGTAATCGATGCTATTTTCTTTCTTCCATCTTCTCCATCACGTTGCATTTCTTCCAATTTAGGGATTGCAATTGTTAAAAGCTGCATAATAATGGAAGATGTAATATATGGAGTAATGTTTAATGCCAAGATGGACATATTAAGGAATGAACCACCTGTAAAGGCATCCAAGAAATTAAATGCATCTCCTGTCTGTGCTGCAAACCAATTGGAAAAATAATGTCTGTTTACCCCTGGTGCGGGAAGCTGTGATCCAAGACGGATCACAACCAGCATCAGTAAGGTGAAAAATACTCTATCTCTAATTTCCTTGATTTTAAATGCATTCTTTAAGGTTGTAAACATTACATCACCTCTGCTGTTCCACCAAGAGCCTCAATCTTTTCTTTTGCTGACGCGCTGAAAGCATTAGCTTTTACCGTGAGCTTCTTGGTAAATTCTCCGTTTCCGAGGATCTTAACGCCATCTTTAGGGTTTTTAATAATTCCTCTTTCGATTAACGTTTCCACATCCACCGTTGCACCGTTATCAAATACTTCCAAAGCACTCAAGTTAATACCTACGATATCCTTAGAGTTGATATTAGTGAAACCTCTCTTAGGGATACGTCTATATAACGGCATCTGACCACCTTCAAAACCCGTTCTCGGAGCTCCTGAACGAGCTTTTTGACCTTTATGTCCTTTTCCGGCTGTCTTTCCGTTACCTGAACCGTGTCCGCGGCCTCTTCTAAAATTATCACTGTGTTTAGAACCTTCTGCTGGTCTTAAATTTGATAATTCCATTCCTGTGACACCTCCTTATCTTTTTATACTTCTTCTACCTTTACCAAATGTGCTATCTGTCTGATCTGCCCTCTCGTAGCACCATTATCGGGCAATATAATCGATTTATTCAGCTTGCGAAGTCCCATTGCCTCAACCGTTGCCTTATGCTTAGGCACCGCTCCGATAGGAGATTTCACCAATGTTACTTTCAAAGACTTTTCTGCCATTTCCTAATTCTCCTTTCCATACTACATAAAGCGCAAATGCGTTTTATGCTGCGGTTACGCCATAATCTCTTCCACAGACTTACCACGTTTTCTAGCAACCTCTTCAGGAGTTTTCAACTGGCTCAAACCTGCGATTGTAGCAAGAACAACGTTTTGTTTGTTATTCGAGCCAAGTGATTTCGTACGGATATTTTTAAGGCCTGCAAGTTCGCATACGTTACGTACCGGACCTCCTGCAATAACACCGGTACCATCCGGAGCCTTCTTTAAAAGAACGGTCGCGGAACCGAATTTTCCGAGGAAATCGTGTGTAATACTGTTATTTTCATCCATTGCAACTGAAACTAAATTCTTCGTTGCATCTTCTTTTCCTTTACGAATAGCGTCAGGAATTTCTGTTGCTTTCCCAAGTCCTGCGCCAACGTGTCCGTTGCCGTCACCAACAACAACCAAAGCTGTGAATCGGAAGTTACGACCACCTTTTACAACCTTAGTTACTCTCTTGATGGAAACTACTTTTTCAGTTAATTCTAACTGACTAGCATCAATGATTGTACGTCTCATGTGATTTTCTCTCCCTTCCTAGAATTCTAAGCCAGCTTCTCTGGCTGCATCAGCTAATGCTGCTACTTTTCCCTGGTATATAAAGCCGCCTCTATCAAAGACTACTGTAGTGATACCTTTTTCCAGTGCTCTTTTAGCAATTATGGTTCCTAAATATGCTGCTGCATCAACGTTATTGGTCTTCTCGAGTTCAGTCTTCACTTCTTTCTCAAGAGTGGAAGCCGCTACTAAAGTGTTTCCAACCGTATCGTCGATAATTTGAGCATACATATGATTATTACTTCTGAAAACAGCCAACCGCGGTCTCTGAGCTGTACCGCTGAAACGGTTACGAATTTTCATGTGTTTTTTAACACGAACTTTTTGTCTTGATTCTTTACTAACCATTATCATACTCTCCTTATCTATTTCTTACCAGTCTTACCAACTTTACGTCTGATAACTTCATCAGCATACTTAATACCCTTGCCCTTGTAAGGCTCCGGTCTTCTCTTATCTCTGATTTCAGCTGCGAATTGGCCAACTTTTTCTTTATCAATTCCTTTTACGATAATGACGTTCTGTCCTTCCACCACTGCTTCAATGCCTTCAGGATCTTCCATCTCTACCGGATGAGAATATCCTAAGGACAGAGTTAATTTATTACCGTTTTTCGCTACCTTATAACCAACACCGTTTACTTCCAGCTTCTTTGCATAGCCATCAGTAACACCTACTACCATATTGTTGATTAAAGTTCTTGTAAGGCCGTGAAGAGATTTCATCTTCTTCAAATCATTGGGTCTTGTTACAACGATTTCAGCGCCTTCCATCTTGATTTTCATTTCTGCAGGAAGCACTCTTTCAAGTGTTCCCTTAGGACCTTTTACAGTCACTTTGTTATTTTCTGCGATATCCACAGTTACACCTGCCGGAACCGCGATTGGCATTCTTCCTATACGTGACATGCCCGTACCTCCTATTGTTTTGTTATTTCAACGTCTTTGGAAGAACGCTTGCGTTCTTCCCGTGTGAAACATAGAAATTCTTAATCAGCGTTCTATGCTGATTTAGCATTTCTTTTCACACTATTACCAAACGAAAGCTAAAACTTCTCCGCCTACTTTAAGCTCTCTTGCTTTTTTATCAGTAATAACGCCTTGGTTTGTGGAAATGATAGCGATACCAAGTCCTCCAAGAACTCTGGGAAGTTCCTGTGCATTCGCATACACACGCAGGCCCGGCTTAGAGATTCTCTTAAGGCCATCGATGATTTTTTCACTCTTATCTGCGCCGTATTTTAAAGTAATACGAATTGTTTTGAAACTTCCATCTTCAATTATATCAAATTTCTTAATGTATCCTTCTTCTAAAAGAATCTGCGCAATCGCTAATTTCATCTTAGAAGACGGAACATCTACTGTATCATGTTTTGCAGTATTCGCATTACGAATTCTTGTAAGCATATCTGCAATCGGATCACTCATCGTCATTTCGTTTGCCTCCTTTTTACCAGCTTGCTTTTTTCACGCCCGGGATTTGTCCCTTGTATGCTAATTCACGGAAGCAAATTCTGCAAATTCCGTATTTTCTCAAATAAGCATGTGGACGACCACAAATTTTGCAGCGATTGTATTCTCTTGTAGAGAATTTCGGCTTGCGCTGCTGTTTAATCTTCATTGCTGTCTTAGCCATGAATTTACCTCCTCTATTTTGCGAATGGCATGTTGAATAATGTTAACAATTCACGAGCTTCTTCGTCTGTCTTTGCTGTTGTAACAAAGATAACATCCATACCTCTTACTTTATCAACTTTATCATATTCGATTTCAGGGAAAATAAGCTGTTCCTTAATACCGAGTGAATAGTTGCCTCTTCCATCAAATGCGTTAGGATTAACGCCTCTGAAGTCACGAACACGAGGTAATGCAAGATTTACTAAACGATCGAGGAATTCATACATTTTCTCGCCGCGAAGTGTCACTTTACATCCGATAGGCATGCCTTCTCTGAGTTTAAAGTTAGCAATAGAATTCTTTGCTTTTGTAAGCACTGCTTTCTGGCCTGTGATTGTCTCCATATCTTTTACTGCAGATTCGAGAACTTTTGCATTTTCTTTTGCTTCACCAACGCCCATGTTGATAACGATCTTATCGAGCTTCGGCACTTCCATAACGTTTTTATATCCAAACTTTTTGACCATAGAATCTACGATCTCATTTTTATACATTTCTTTAAGTCTGCTCACGCGCCTAGACCTCCTTCCTTAGAATTAATCAATAACTTCGCCTGTGGACTTTGCCACACGAAGAGCTTTGGTTTTACCCGGACGCTTGTCATCTGCTACTCTCTGGAAACCGATTCTTGTAGGTTTGCCTTTGTGAACATACATTACGTTGGATAAATCAATTGCCGCTTCCTTCTGAACAATTCCGCCATTCTGGTTAGCTGCTGAAGGTTTCATATGCTTTGTGATCATATTCACTCCCTCAATCAACACCTTGCCATTTTTCACGTCTACGGAAACAACTTTTCCTTCTTTACCATTATCTTTACCGGCGATTACTTTTACTGTATCGCCCTTTTTAATTTTCATTGTTGACATACCGGCACCTCCTTATAATACTTCCGGAGCCAGGGAAACAATTTTCATAAAATGTTTCTCACGAAGCTCTCTTGCCACTGGTCCAAAAATACGGGTTCCTCTCGGAGTCTTGTCATCTTTGATAATAACAGCGGCATTCTCGTCAAATTTGATATAAGATCCGTCTCTACGACGAGCGCCCTTTACAGTACGAACAACTACTGCTTTCACTACATCGCCTTTTTTAACAACGCCGCCTGGTGTTGCATCTTTAACGGTAGCAACGATGATATCGCCGATGTTCGCATATCTTCTTGTAGAGCCACCCATAACTCTGATGCAGAGAAGTTCTTTTGCACCGGTATTATCAGCAACCCTAAGTCTGCTTTCTTGCTGAATCATGCTAATTCTCCTTCCAAAACTATTACCACACTTCGCCGCAGCGAAATTTTATTATTTTGCTCTTTCGGTAATCTCCACAAGTCTCCATCTTTTGTCTTTTGACAACGGTCTTGTTTCCATTACTTTCACTGTATCGCCGATGTTGCATTCGTTATTCTCATCGTGCGCCTTTAATTTATAGGTTCTCTTCACAATCTTGTTGTAAAGAGGATGTTTTACATGATCTTCAATGGCAACAACAATTGTTTTGTCCATTTTATTACTGGTAACTTTACCTGTACGCGTTTTTCTTAAATTTCTTTCCACGAGCGATTCTCCTTTCTAATCCGTTAGTCAATCTGATTTATTGCGCTGCTTTTTCCTTCTGTGTAATCACAGTCTGGATTCTTGCAATATTCTTTCTTACATCTTTAATTCTAGCTGTATTGTCTAACTGATTTGTTGCGTTCTGGAATCTCAAATTGAAAAGTTCTTTTTTAGCAGCTACTAATTCCTGTGCTAATTCTGCAGCTGATTTTGTCTTTAAATCGTCCACATACTTATTGGTTTTCATTTGATACACCGCCTTCCAAGTCTGCTTTAGAAACAATTTTACATCTACATGGAAGCTTATGTGTTGCAAGACGTAATGCTTCTTTCGCGATTTCTTCGGAAACTCCGGAGATTTCAAACATTACACGTCCAGGCTTAACAACTGCTACCCAGTATTCCAAGGAACCTTTACCGGAACCCATTCGTGTTTCTGCTGGTTTTGCTGTTACTGGTTTATCGGGGAAAATCTTAATCCAAACTTTACCGCCACGTTTGATATAACGAGTCATAGCGATACGGGCTGCTTCGATCTGGTTAGATTTAATCCAACATGGCTCTAATGCTACGATACCGTATTCACCGTAAGTAATCGTATTACCACGGGTTGCTTTTCCTGCCATCGAACCACGGAATTGCTTACGACGTTTTACTCTTTTAGGCATTAACATTATTTATCGCTCCCTTCCTCCGAAGATACCTTTTCTTCGTTTTTGTTCTTAGTAGGAAGTACTTCACCTTTGTAAATCCATACTTTAACACCAACTTTACCGTAAGTTGTATCTGCTTCTGCGAAGCCATAATCAATATCTGCTCTCAGTGTCTGAAGCGGAATCGTTCCTTCGCTATAGAATTCTGTACGAGCCATATCTGCGCCGCCAAGACGTCCCGAGCAGGATGTTTTGATTCCGAGCGCTCCTGATTTCATGGTTCTGCCCATGCAGGATTTCATAGCACGTCTAAAGGATACACGGCCTTCCAACTGCTGTGCGATATTCTCAGCAACGAGCTGCGCATCTTTGTCAGGTCTTTTGATTTCCTTAATATCTACTAAAACTTTCTTATTCGTTAACTTGGAAAGTTCTTTCTTTGTTACTTCGATTTCTGAACCACCCTTACCGATAACAACACCCGGTTTTGCAGTATAGATAATAACCTTTATTCTCTCGGATGCTCTCTCGATTTCAATCTTAGAGATTCCGGCACTGTATAATTTCTTTTTAAGGAATTTTCTGATATTGTAATCTTCCACAAGAAAATCGGAAAATTCAGCATCAGCATACCATCTGGAATCCCATTCTTTTATAATGCCGACTCTTAAGCCGTGAGGATTAACTTTCTGTCCCATGTTTACTCCTTTCTACTTTGCATCAAGCACAACAGTGAGGTGGCTCATTCTCTTCTCGATTCTATAAGCCCTTCCCTGCGCTCTTGGTTTTACTCTTTTCATTGTAGGTCCTTTATTAGCAAAGCATTCCGCTACATAAAGATTCTCCGGATTCGGGTATTTAGTCGGATCCTGACTGTACTTATATTCAGCATTTGCAATTGCTGATTCCAATAATTTCTTAATTACGCTCGATGCATATCTGGGGTTATATTCCAGAACAGCAAGCGCTGTATTCACATCTTTGCCTCTGATGGCATCGAGTACGAAGCATGCTTTCTGTACAGAAATTCTAGCATAAGATAACTTAGCCGAAGGTCTGATATCTTTCTGCGCATTTCGCTCTCTTTTTATTTGGGATCTATGTCCTTTTGCCATGGATATTACCTCCTTCTTATCTTACTCTTGATTTCTTATCGTCCTTGCCGTGTCCTCTATAGGTTCTGGTAGCTACAAACTCGCCGAGCTTGTGTCCAACCATATCTTCCGTTACATATACGGGAACATGTTTTCTTCCATCATGAACTGCAATTGTATGTCCCACAAATGAAGGGAAAATTGTAGAACGACGAGACCAAGTTTTAACAACTTGTTTCTGTCCTGCAGCATTCATAGCATCTACTTTTTTCAGTAAGCTGTCATCTGCAAATGGTCCCTTTTTCAGTGATCTAGCCATTATTCTTCCTCCTTATTCTAAAGCTTTACTTTATGCTTCTGCCGTCTCTTCTTCTTACAATCAGCTTATTGGATGCTTTTTTCTTCTTACGCGTCTTTAAGCCGAGTGCAGGTTTGCCCCAAGGTGTAGACGGGCCTGGACGTCCGATACCAGTCTTACCTTCACCACCACCGTGAGGATGGTCGTTAGGGTTCATAACAGAACCACGAACTGTAGGGCGGATACCCATGTTACGCTTACGTCCTGCTTTACCGATATTAATAAGGCTGTGATCAACATTTCCTACTGTACCGATTGTCGCTCTGCAGTTAATCGGCACCATTCTCATTTCGCCTGAAGGAAGACGCAGTGTTGCATACTTACCTTCTTTTGCCATTAACTGTGCGCTGTTTCCGGCTGAACGAACGAGCTGTCCGCCTTTGCCCGGATATAATTCAATGTTATGAATCTCTGTACCTACAGGAATCTCAGATAAGGGCAGGCAGTTACCAACTCTGATTTCAGCCTGTGCTCCGTTCATTACGGTCATGCCGTCTGTTAATCCCTGAGGAGCAAGGATATATGCCTTTTCTCCATCCGCATAGCAAATGAGTGCAATATTTGCTGTTCTGTTAGGATCGTATTCGATACCTATAACTGTTGCCGGAATACCATCTTTTCTTCTTTTAAAATCGATAAGTCTATATTTTCTTCTGGAACCACCGCCGTGATGTCTTACTGTGATTTTACCCTGATTGTTACGACCTGCGTTCTTCTTGAGAGAAACACAAAGAGACTTTTCAGGAGTTGTCTTTGTAATCTCAGCAAAATCGGAGCTGGTCATATTTCTTCTGGAAGGTGTATATGGGTTATAAGTCCTAATTCCCATGATCTTTTCTCCTTTACAATGTTTTGCGCGATAAGCAGAGCAGATTTGACGCATTGTGGACGTTGGAATGCTCGCATTCCGAACGGACACTATGAGACAAAGGTGCGAGCAACGCGATGAGGGAATTTATTCCCGAATGCTTATCGGGTTCCGATGCTTATCGGGTTCCGAATGCTTATCGAATCCCGATTTTCAGAGTTCCGAATATCTTTCGGATTCCCGAGCGCTTATCGCATACTTGTTTACAACTTCTTACATGCGTTACTCATGTGTTATTTTTCAAATTATCTCAAAACCGCTTCTTACAGTCCTGAGAAAATTTCGATATCTTTGCTGTCCTGTGTTAACTGAACGATAGCTTTTTTAGTTTTAGCAGTTTTACCATAGGTGTTACCGCGTCTTTTTGTCTTGCCATCCATATTCATCGTGTTAACTTTTTTTACTTTTGTTCCTTCGAACATTTTTTCAACAGCTTCTTTAATCTGCGTTTTGTTCGCTTCTGTATGAACCAAAAACGTGTATTTCTTTTCGCTCATACCAGCCATACTCTTTTCCGTTATAACCGGTTTGAGGATAACATCATAATATTGAATTGCTGCCATTATGCGTACACCTCCTCAATGTTAGCTACCGCTTCTTTTGTTAAAACTACGGTGCCATATTTCATAATGTCATAAACATTAATTGTGCTTTTAATTTCCTTAGCTTCACCAGCCGCTTCGATTGCTACATAAGATGTTGCAACAGTCGGAAGGTTTCTTGCAGAGCTGATTACATTGTTATCGATTGTTCCTGTAACAACTAAAGCCTTGTTTACATTCAGGTTGTCGAGAACTTTCTTGAAATCCTTTGTCTTGATCGCATCAAATTTCAACTCGTCAACAACGATTAATTTATTGCCCTGTACTCTGCTTGAAAGAGCAGATTTAAGAGCCGCCTGTTTTTCCTTCTTATTCATTTTGAAAGAATAGTCTCTGGGAACTGGAGCGAATACTACACCGCCTCCCGTCCACTGAGGAGATCTTGTGGAACCCTGTCTTGCATGACCCGTTCCCTTCTGTCTCCAAGGTTTTCTTCCGCCACCGGAAACTTCTGCACGAGTTTTTGCTTTCTGTGTTCCCTGACGATTATTTGCAAGCTGCTGTACGACTGCCATGTGTACCAAGTGTTCATTCACCTGAACGCCAAATACCGCATCGTTTAAGTCGATTTTACCAACTTCTTTGCCTTCCATATTATAAACAGATACGTTTGCCATCTGAATGGTCCTCCTTTCACCCGCCTAAGGCTTATGCTTCTACCTTAACGGTTTCTTTTATTGTAACTAGAGCTTTCTTAGGTCCCGGAACTGCACCTTTTACTAAAAGCAGATTCTTTTCCACATCTACTCTTACTATTTCAAGATTCTGAACCGTAACTTTCACGCAACCCATATGTCCAGGCATTTTCTTTCCTTTGAACACGCGGCTCGGATTGGAAGCTGCACCGTTGGAACCATGGTGACGGTGGAACTTGGAACCATGTGTCATAGGTCCTCTGTGGTGTCCGTGTCTCTTGATCGCGCCCTGGAAGCCTTTACCTTTAGAGATTGCAGAAGTATCTACTTTATCTCCTACCGCAAAAATATCTGCTTTGATTTCGCCGCCAAGTGTGTATTCTTCAGAATTCTCAAATCTGAATTCTCTCACATATCTTTTACCGGAAACTCCAGCCTTATCAAAGTGGCCTTTTAATGCCTTGTTCACGCCATGTCTGTGAACCACTTCTTTTTTACCGCCTTTGTCTTTGTTGATGATTTTATCTTTCTTATCAACAAATCCAACCTGTACTGCTTTGTAACCATCATTTTCCTGCGTTTTAACCTGTGTTATAACACAAGGTCCTGCCTGAAGCACTGTTACAGGAATCAGGGAACCATTTTCATCGAAGATTTGAGTCATTCCGACTTTCGTAGCTAAAATAGCTTTTTTCATTTCCTACCTCCTCTTTATTCTACAGCGGCCTAGTCTCTTATCGAAACTTTGCATACTAGTAGGGGTCTTATTTGTTCTGTCTGATGAAAAAATCATTTGAATTATTTATTTTTCATCTTGATGTCGATGTAAACACCAGCCGGCATCTCGAGTCTCTGCAAAGCATCAACTGTCTTCGGTGTCGGTGTAATGATATCGATCAGTCTCTTATGAGTTCTCTGCTCGAACTGCTCTCTGGAATCTTTGTACTTGTGAACCGCTCTAAGAATAGTAACTACTTCCTTTTTTGTAGGAAGGGGTACCGGTCCGCTCACCTGTGATCCGTTCTTCTTAACTGTTTCGATGATTTTTTTGGCAGATGCATCAACAAGGTGATGATCATAAGCTTTTAGTGTAATTCTCATTACTTGACTTGCCATAAAAAAAGTCGCCTCCTTTTCGCACTTTTTAATTCTTAAGTACGACAAGCGGTGACTGTACACTCTCCCGTGTGTGTCCAGAAGTATTTCATACTCCGAATCTTTCACACTTCGTTTCTACGTTGCTGTTGGAAGAATTCTTCCTCGTAGACCATATTGTTTGTACAGTGACTTGTCGTCAGTTTCCTTAAGCCGTATCTTTCGGCTTCTTGACATTCGCTCCACGGAAAACCTGCCCGAAAGCAGCAACCTCACGCTTCACAGCTATCATGCCACAGCAATAAGTAGTATACACGATGTTTTCTTATGTTTCAAGTGTTTTTTTATATTTTTTAAAATTTTTTTCAAATATTTAAAAATCGCCATTTTATCCTATTTTTCACAAGAAAATATCTTTTCTGTATTATAGAATGTTATATAATAAAAGTAAACTATTAAAACTGTTCATGGAGGTATTGTCTTGATTATACGAAAAATAAAACCGGAAGAAGTAAAACGTACGGAGCAATTGTTCTCCATTTCTTTTGATTCTTCTTATCACAAGGAAGAAACTCCCTTGGAACTGTATAATAATTATATAGGAAATCCCAAAAGCAGAGAGGAAGAATACTGCCTGGAGCGATTTGCAGCTTTCGAAGATGATGATAAGACTATGATGGGGTGTTTTATTGTACAGCCTTTTGAAATACGTTTTGATTCCCACACGGAAAAAATGGCCGGTATCGGTGGTGTCGCTACCCTTCCTCAATACAGAAAACGAGGAGGCATACGTGCATGCTTTGAAGCCGCACTTCCTTATATGTATGAGCAAGGCATAGCATTCTCCTTTTTGTATCCCTTCTCCACCGCATATTACCGGAAGTTCGGCTATGAGATGTTCTGTAAAAGCCACAAGTACCGCATTGCACTGCCTCATATTCCTTCTTTCCCCATTACAGGCTCTTGTTATCTCCTGGATGAGACTACAAAAGATAGAGCCGGAGCAGATATTCCTTCTATCTACAGAACATGGCTGGAAAAATATAATATGATGGTAGAAGAAACCTCTTATGATTATGACTTCATTCGTTCCGCGAATCCTTATAAAGATCAGACGTTTACCTATATATATCGATCCGAAGAAGGCCAGCCTCTGTCGTATGTTACCTTTAAATGTCATACCGCCCCCGAACAACGCTGGATTGAATGTTCACGTTTCTTCTATATTAATAAGGAAGGACTGCAAGGGCTTCTCACACTAGTTAAGGGATTCGCAACCGATTACCGACATATTACCTTCACACTTCCTTCCGATTTAGGCTTGGAACAAATGATGCCGGAATGGTCTATGGGTGCTGTCGGCTGCGAGCGACTGCCTCTTGGAATGGTTCGTGTCGTTGACGTGAACAGGGTACTTAAAGACGCCAGTTATATCGGCGATGGGGAACTATCAATTGCGATTACAGATCCTTTTATTCAACAAA encodes:
- the rpmC gene encoding 50S ribosomal protein L29, with the protein product MKTNKYVDDLKTKSAAELAQELVAAKKELFNLRFQNATNQLDNTARIKDVRKNIARIQTVITQKEKAAQ
- the rplP gene encoding 50S ribosomal protein L16, with product MLMPKRVKRRKQFRGSMAGKATRGNTITYGEYGIVALEPCWIKSNQIEAARIAMTRYIKRGGKVWIKIFPDKPVTAKPAETRMGSGKGSLEYWVAVVKPGRVMFEISGVSEEIAKEALRLATHKLPCRCKIVSKADLEGGVSNENQ
- the rpsC gene encoding 30S ribosomal protein S3, producing MGQKVNPHGLRVGIIKEWDSRWYADAEFSDFLVEDYNIRKFLKKKLYSAGISKIEIERASERIKVIIYTAKPGVVIGKGGSEIEVTKKELSKLTNKKVLVDIKEIKRPDKDAQLVAENIAQQLEGRVSFRRAMKSCMGRTMKSGALGIKTSCSGRLGGADMARTEFYSEGTIPLQTLRADIDYGFAEADTTYGKVGVKVWIYKGEVLPTKNKNEEKVSSEEGSDK
- the rplV gene encoding 50S ribosomal protein L22; this encodes MAKGHRSQIKRERNAQKDIRPSAKLSYARISVQKACFVLDAIRGKDVNTALAVLEYNPRYASSVIKKLLESAIANAEYKYSQDPTKYPNPENLYVAECFANKGPTMKRVKPRAQGRAYRIEKRMSHLTVVLDAK
- the rpsS gene encoding 30S ribosomal protein S19, giving the protein MARSLKKGPFADDSLLKKVDAMNAAGQKQVVKTWSRRSTIFPSFVGHTIAVHDGRKHVPVYVTEDMVGHKLGEFVATRTYRGHGKDDKKSRVR
- the rplB gene encoding 50S ribosomal protein L2 — encoded protein: MGIRTYNPYTPSRRNMTSSDFAEITKTTPEKSLCVSLKKNAGRNNQGKITVRHHGGGSRRKYRLIDFKRRKDGIPATVIGIEYDPNRTANIALICYADGEKAYILAPQGLTDGMTVMNGAQAEIRVGNCLPLSEIPVGTEIHNIELYPGKGGQLVRSAGNSAQLMAKEGKYATLRLPSGEMRMVPINCRATIGTVGNVDHSLINIGKAGRKRNMGIRPTVRGSVMNPNDHPHGGGEGKTGIGRPGPSTPWGKPALGLKTRKKKKASNKLIVRRRDGRSIK
- the rplW gene encoding 50S ribosomal protein L23, with the protein product MAAIQYYDVILKPVITEKSMAGMSEKKYTFLVHTEANKTQIKEAVEKMFEGTKVKKVNTMNMDGKTKRRGNTYGKTAKTKKAIVQLTQDSKDIEIFSGL
- the rplD gene encoding 50S ribosomal protein L4 → MANVSVYNMEGKEVGKIDLNDAVFGVQVNEHLVHMAVVQQLANNRQGTQKAKTRAEVSGGGRKPWRQKGTGHARQGSTRSPQWTGGGVVFAPVPRDYSFKMNKKEKQAALKSALSSRVQGNKLIVVDELKFDAIKTKDFKKVLDNLNVNKALVVTGTIDNNVISSARNLPTVATSYVAIEAAGEAKEIKSTINVYDIMKYGTVVLTKEAVANIEEVYA
- the rplC gene encoding 50S ribosomal protein L3 encodes the protein MKKAILATKVGMTQIFDENGSLIPVTVLQAGPCVITQVKTQENDGYKAVQVGFVDKKDKIINKDKGGKKEVVHRHGVNKALKGHFDKAGVSGKRYVREFRFENSEEYTLGGEIKADIFAVGDKVDTSAISKGKGFQGAIKRHGHHRGPMTHGSKFHRHHGSNGAASNPSRVFKGKKMPGHMGCVKVTVQNLEIVRVDVEKNLLLVKGAVPGPKKALVTIKETVKVEA
- the rpsJ gene encoding 30S ribosomal protein S10; translated protein: MASQVMRITLKAYDHHLVDASAKKIIETVKKNGSQVSGPVPLPTKKEVVTILRAVHKYKDSREQFEQRTHKRLIDIITPTPKTVDALQRLEMPAGVYIDIKMKNK
- a CDS encoding GNAT family N-acetyltransferase, producing the protein MIIRKIKPEEVKRTEQLFSISFDSSYHKEETPLELYNNYIGNPKSREEEYCLERFAAFEDDDKTMMGCFIVQPFEIRFDSHTEKMAGIGGVATLPQYRKRGGIRACFEAALPYMYEQGIAFSFLYPFSTAYYRKFGYEMFCKSHKYRIALPHIPSFPITGSCYLLDETTKDRAGADIPSIYRTWLEKYNMMVEETSYDYDFIRSANPYKDQTFTYIYRSEEGQPLSYVTFKCHTAPEQRWIECSRFFYINKEGLQGLLTLVKGFATDYRHITFTLPSDLGLEQMMPEWSMGAVGCERLPLGMVRVVDVNRVLKDASYIGDGELSIAITDPFIQQNNGIFTVTFQNGRCTDISQIQDVDKEAHISLPISAFSALIAGGYDTSSIPFWENIKLSDNCPMDILSKIFYQKPVFIAHYF